The genomic window ATCCGAGTCGCCAGCCCGTCATTGCAAACCCTTTAGAAAAGCCATTAATAATAATGGTGCGCTCTTTCATGCCATCAAGAGAAGCGATCGACGTGTGCGGCTCATCATAACTCAATTCTGAATATATTTCATCTGAGATGACGACCAAATCATGTGCGACACATAATTCAGCAAGATCAGCTAAACTCTTTTTATCCATCACGGTGCCAGTCGGATTATTAGGTGAACAGATTAAAATGGCTTTTGTCCGCTCTGTAATGGCTGCCTCAATTTGCTCCACTGTCGGAATAAAGTGTGTGACATCAGTTGTATCTACTGGCACTGGCACACCACCAACCAATTGAACAACTGGAAGATAAGACACAAAACTCGGGCGGACAACAATGACTTCATCTCCAGGGTTCACGATGGCTCGAATCGCTAAATCAATCGCTTGACTCGCACCAACAGTCACGAGAACCTCTTCTAACGGGTCATAAGCTGTATTATATTTCGATGCATAATAGTAAGCGATTTCTTGTCTTAATTCGGGAATGCCTGGATTTGCTGTATATGACGTATACCCTTCTTCAAGTGATAGGATACTCGCCTCACGAATTTTCCACGAAGTCGTAAAATCAGGCTCTCCCACACCAAGGGAGATCACGCCTTCCATACTCGCGGCCAAGTCAAAAAAACGGCGAATTCCTGATGGCTCAAGGTCAGACGCGGTTTTGGATAGAAAGCGGTCGCTCATGGAGAAACCACGATCCTTTTATCTGAATCACCCTCATCAAAAATGGTGCCGTCATGCTTATATTGCTTCATAATAAAGTGGGTTGTCGTCGATAGTACCGAATCAAGCGTAGACAATTTTTCCGATACAAACTGTGCCACTTGAGCCATGCTCTTGCCTTCAACGGTGACAGATAAATCATAGGCACCGGACATTAAGTACACAGATTTTACTTCATCGTAGCGATAAATGCGGCGAGCGATTTCATCAAAACCGACTTCGCGCTTCGGCGTCACTTTGACATCAATCATCGCTTTGATTGTAGAATCCCCTTCAACCTTAGCCCAGTCGATCACTGCTGCATATTCGACGATGACTTTCTTATCTTCTAGGTGTTTAATAATCTCTGCCGTTTCTTCGACAGACAGGTCAATCATCTTAGCAATCGTGTCAATTGACTGTCGGCCGTTATGTTCGATAATTTCTAACACTTCAATCTCTTTTTCATTCATTTTGTCTCACCTACACTTTTAATGATGACCTCATACGAAGAGCTAATACAAACAGTATAACAAACCTACACGTGTGCTACGACATGGATTATTCTTCCCTAGATCGATTCATTCCATATTTACATTATCCTCGGCCTATCTTGTCCAATGGTGTCACGTGACGACAACGTGGGGAATACGATAAAATAGACTTGAAGCTTGGTGTAAAAAGGATGAGGTGTTTCATGAAACCGATACGCGGATTTATTGACTATCACAGAACGAACATCTACTATGAGCACTGGCCGCACCCCAATCCAGACGCTCCAAAAGCTGTGCTCGTTCATGGCTTTTTATCGTCTTCGTTTAGCTTTCGTCACTTAATGCCATTATTGCATCAAGAATACCATATACTCACACTCGATCTCCCACCATTTGGAAAATCCGAAAAATCTAGACGACTGATTTATTCATATGAAAATTATGGTGCGATCGTGAACGCTCTAATCGCTCAACTGAATTGGATGAACTGTATTGGCATCGGCCATTCGATGGGTGGGCAAGTGCTATTAAATGCGGCTTCCCAAAAGACAAATCGCTGGGCTGGTTTAGCCCTTCTAGGTTCATCCGGCTACTTAAAACCAGTTAAAAAATTCATTTATTACTCATATATCCCTTTCTTTTCACACCTCTTAAAATATGCACTTGCCAAAACTGGTGTAAAGGGGAATCTCTACAACGTCGTTTATCGCCGCTCCTCGGTGACAGCAGAGATGATTCAAGGCTATGCTGAACCTTTTAAACATCCGAAAATTTTTCCTGGGCTCGTTCGTTTTTTACGACATCGAGAGGGAGATCTTCAGAGTGAGACATTGCAGCGCATCCACCTCCCCATTCGTTTGCTCTGGGGCGCTCATGATCGCGTTGTACCTTTAACAGTCGGCCGGCGTCTCGAAAAGGATTTGCCTCAGTCTAAGCTTCACATTTTTGAAGATGCTGCCCATTTATTACCAGAGGAAAAGCCAGAAGAGATGCACCGGCAAGTCATCGATTTCACCCGCTCAATTCACTGGCGTCAAGCACTTATTTTATAATGACGCGCCCTTCGGCTGTTCCAACAAGGACAGTGTCGGCAATGTTGGTAAATAAGCCGTTTTCAACGACGCCTGGTAACATATTTAATTGCTGGCTCAGCTTTTCAGGGGCAGTAATTGGATAAAAGTCACAATCAAGAATAATGTTGCCATTGTCCGTCATGTATGTCTCACCATCTTTTTTACGCACTGTTGACTTACCACCGAGCTGTTCAATGTCATAAGCCGTCCGGTCAAGACCGTACGTGACCACTTCTACAGGTAGCGGAAATTGCCCTAGCCGATCGACAATTTTAGACTCATCGGCAACGATAATGACACGAGTTGACGCCATCGCCACCATTTTTTCCCTTAATAAAGCGCCACCGCCGCCTTTAATTAACTGCAGTTCAGGGTCAACCTCATCGGCACCATCTATCGTGACATCGATGTGAGAAACATCTCTAAATGTCACAAGGGGGATTCCCAGACGCTTCGCTTGCTCCTCAGTCGCAATCGAAGTTGGAATCCCTTGTACTTTTAACCCTTGCTGTACCATTTCGCCAATTTTTTCTATAGTCCAGTAAACCGTAGACCCTGTTCCTAAACCGAGCGTCATCCCATCTTCGACATAAGCTGCTGCCTTGTCTCCAACCAATTTTTTAATTTCTTTTGACATCGTTCATCCTCCATAACAAATTGAGCCGACGCCCCATTTTAGACAGGCTTGGATGTTCGTCCAAACATCTGTAATGCTTCTGAATACGATAGAGAGTATAGAGAGAAAATAAACGACTCCTAGAGTACAACTTCACCCAATCTGATTGCCATGAAGTACATTCCTTCTCTCCTCAGATCGAATCAGTCCGTTTCTTTATAGGGCTGGTTCTTTTTTTCTTGTTGAAATGTCTGTTCGAATGACCACGTACGTTTTTCTTCCTGCAATGGTACAGGCAATGCATTCCATTGCTTTTCAAAAAACGCATGTGTGTAGGACTTATGAATAATGCCATAACGATAGCCTTCTTTACGAAGCTCGTCAAGCGCATGTGTAACTAACGCTGTAGCCAATCCTTTTTGCCGAAAACCTTCGCGTATAAACAAATGACCAATTGTACCTGGCGGCGTATTATACTGAAAAAGAAGACCCATTG from Litoribacterium kuwaitense includes these protein-coding regions:
- a CDS encoding aminotransferase produces the protein MSDRFLSKTASDLEPSGIRRFFDLAASMEGVISLGVGEPDFTTSWKIREASILSLEEGYTSYTANPGIPELRQEIAYYYASKYNTAYDPLEEVLVTVGASQAIDLAIRAIVNPGDEVIVVRPSFVSYLPVVQLVGGVPVPVDTTDVTHFIPTVEQIEAAITERTKAILICSPNNPTGTVMDKKSLADLAELCVAHDLVVISDEIYSELSYDEPHTSIASLDGMKERTIIINGFSKGFAMTGWRLGFALGPEAIVQAMLKIHQYTTMCASTTAQYGALEALRNGWDDVVHMKKSYQRRRNYIVRSFEEIGLPCHKPGGAFYAFPSIRPTGLSSVEFAEALLNEEKVAVVPGNVFGPSGEGHIRCSYASSMDHLQEAIRRMERFVSSYLASSQEEASEAVSTKP
- a CDS encoding Lrp/AsnC family transcriptional regulator: MNEKEIEVLEIIEHNGRQSIDTIAKMIDLSVEETAEIIKHLEDKKVIVEYAAVIDWAKVEGDSTIKAMIDVKVTPKREVGFDEIARRIYRYDEVKSVYLMSGAYDLSVTVEGKSMAQVAQFVSEKLSTLDSVLSTTTHFIMKQYKHDGTIFDEGDSDKRIVVSP
- a CDS encoding alpha/beta fold hydrolase; this translates as MKPIRGFIDYHRTNIYYEHWPHPNPDAPKAVLVHGFLSSSFSFRHLMPLLHQEYHILTLDLPPFGKSEKSRRLIYSYENYGAIVNALIAQLNWMNCIGIGHSMGGQVLLNAASQKTNRWAGLALLGSSGYLKPVKKFIYYSYIPFFSHLLKYALAKTGVKGNLYNVVYRRSSVTAEMIQGYAEPFKHPKIFPGLVRFLRHREGDLQSETLQRIHLPIRLLWGAHDRVVPLTVGRRLEKDLPQSKLHIFEDAAHLLPEEKPEEMHRQVIDFTRSIHWRQALIL
- the rpiA gene encoding ribose-5-phosphate isomerase RpiA, producing MSKEIKKLVGDKAAAYVEDGMTLGLGTGSTVYWTIEKIGEMVQQGLKVQGIPTSIATEEQAKRLGIPLVTFRDVSHIDVTIDGADEVDPELQLIKGGGGALLREKMVAMASTRVIIVADESKIVDRLGQFPLPVEVVTYGLDRTAYDIEQLGGKSTVRKKDGETYMTDNGNIILDCDFYPITAPEKLSQQLNMLPGVVENGLFTNIADTVLVGTAEGRVIIK
- a CDS encoding GNAT family N-acetyltransferase, with protein sequence MGLLFQYNTPPGTIGHLFIREGFRQKGLATALVTHALDELRKEGYRYGIIHKSYTHAFFEKQWNALPVPLQEEKRTWSFEQTFQQEKKNQPYKETD